The Desulfovermiculus halophilus DSM 18834 DNA segment CCAGGCAGATGGCCTGCCCCTTGCGCAGCATGGCCCGGTCGATGTATTTGCCGCTGATAATCAGGGCCTTGGAGTTGGGAAAGAGGGTGCGTACATTCGGGGGGCGGCCGACTTGCAGGCACTGCTCGAAATCAGCCGTATTGATACCTGGTGATGACATACAAACCTCCGCAGGGTATTATGAATTGACTGCAGGGAATACGCTCCTATTGCTTTGCATATACCTGAAATCGGTTTGATCGTCTAGAATGGGCCCAAATAAGAGTCCTCCGTACGTTTCGAAAGGGACCTGCTGCCACAATCCGTAAATCGCCAGGGATGCTTGTCAAGAAGACAGAGCTGGAGGGAAACGGGGCCGGACATCGCCGGCCGGGTGCATGAACCATGGTTTAAAGGAGATTGCGTATGCCCATCTATGAGTTCTATTGTTCAGATTGCCACATGATCTTCAACTTCTTCAGCCCCAGGGTGGATACAACCTCCCGCCCGGACTGTCCCCGCTGCCGCCGAGCGGGCCTGGAGCGCAGGGCCTCGATGTTCTCCATCTCCAAGAACCGCAGCGAGGGGGAGCAGGACGGGATGCCGGATATCGACGAATCAAAGCTGGAGCAGGCCATGCAGATGATGGCCAGGGAGGCTGAGGGAATGGATGAAGACGACCCCCGCCAGGCGGCACAGATGATGAAAAGGCTGTGCTCTGCTACCGGCCTGGAGCTGGGCCCGGGCATGCAGGAAGCAATGCGCCGGCTGGAAGCCGGGGAAGACCCGGATCAGGTCGAGGCCGAGATGGGGGATGTTCTGGAAAACGACGAGCTGTTCACCATGGCCAGGAAAGGAGGGAGGATCTCCCGCCCGCCGAAGACCGACGACAGGATATACGACTTGTAGTCACCGCCAGACCCTGCGAGGCGAGGAGCTCTAGCAGTTCCGGAGCTGTCGTTCTGCGGTCTTGGGCTGAGGACCAGCTTGCATTGTCCGGGTTTTCGTTCTACCTTCTCCCGTCCGCAAGGACAGATCCTCAAGCCAGGATGCAAAACCAAACCGTTATTCGTGCAGGTGTGTGTGCGTACCCCATTTACTCCCAATCCGGCTCATCCCTTTCAGCTGGTCAAGTTTCTGTCCCTGAGTTCCCTGCTCCTGATCCTGGGCGCTTCGCTGTTCATGGTGGTGGTGATTGGCAATTACGCAGAGAGATCGGTCATGGCCAAGGATAAGGAATTTTCCCGTTTGTTGGCCGAGAATCTCAATCATCAGATATATCAAAGGTTCACTCTTCCGACTGTTTTGGGGTTCGGCAAGGTGGAGCTGAAAAACAAGGCCCAGTATGAACGGCTGGACCAGATCATCGAATACACGATCCATGGGTTCAAGATCCTCAAGCTGCGGATATACGATCTCAAGGGCCGGGTTTCCTATGCAGAAGACAAGGACTTGCTGGGCAAGGATGTTTTGGACCAGCGGGACATAGAGCCCGCCCTGGACGGAGAGACCAGGTATGTGGTCCAGAATACATCCCAATCCTGGTGGTCCTATCTGCGGCTCGACCTCCCCCCCCAGAGCTATGTGCTGAAAACCACCTTCCCCCTGCGCACAGAACAGAGTCTTTCCCCTGCGCATCAGGGGGTGATTATCGGCGTTTTGCAGTTCACCCAGGATATTACCGAGGACTATGAAAAGATACGCTCCTTTCAGGCCCTGGTCACCTCGGTCATCCTGGTTTCGGCCATGATCCTGTTCTTTCTCCTGTATGTCATTATCCGCCGGGCCGATCGGCTGCTTGGGGAGCGGATCCAGGAGAAGGAACGCCTGGAGCGGGAGCTGCATCAGAACGAGAAGCTGGCCAGCATGGGACGGATGCTGGCCAGCATCGCCCATGAGATCCGAAATCCGCTGGGCATCATTCAAAGCAGTGCCGAGCTGTTGGCCAAGCGGTCGGCCAAGGCCGAGGACACGGGGTACAACAGGCTTTCCCAGGCAATCTTTGATGAATCCAGGCGGCTGAGCAGAACGGTGAATGACTTTCTGGACTACGCCCGGCCGAAGGAACCGAAGATGAACCCGGTTTCCCTGGGCACAATTATTGGCCAGGCGGTTGAGTTTCTGGATCATGAGCTGACCAAGAGCGAGATCCGAATCGTGAACGACGTGCCCCAGACAGCCGTGGTCAGCGGGGACAAAGATCTGTTGTATCGGGCCATATACAATCTGCTGGCCAATGCCTGCCAGGCCATGCGCGGATCGGGCCGGATCACGGTTGAGTGGAACGAGGAACGCAGGGCGTTGACCATTGATGATCAAGGTCCGGGGTTTGATACAGACATGGATCAAAAATACGTGGAGCCGTTTTTCACCACCAAAGATACCGGCACCGGACTGGGCTTGGCCATAGTCTCCACCATCATAGGCAACCACCGGGCTGAGATGCATCTGGGCAAGAATCCCGACGGCGGGGGCCGGGTGGAAATTGTCTTTCCCCGGGATGCCCGGGAGGAAGGCAACGCGCAACCGAGCGGCACAGGACCAAAGACATAAGGAACTGCAATCATGCCTGCCCACATATTGGTCATCGACGATGAACAGAACTATCTGCTGCTTCTGGATACCCTGCTGGCAGACGAGGGCTACAGCCTGACCACGCTGCAGGATCCGGAGCTGGCCCTGGAGTACCTGGTGGAATCGGATGTGGATGTGGTCATCACGGACATGAAGATGCCCCGGGTCAGCGGTCAGGATGTTTTGGAGCACATAAAGAAGAACTACCCGCATATTCCGGTTCTGATCATGACCGCATACGGGAGCATCGACGGCGCGGTTCAGGCCATGCGTTGCGGGGCTTTTGACTATATCGCCAAGCCGTTTTCCAACGACGAGCTCCTGCTTTCGGTGCACAAGGCGGTGAAGATGAGCGAGGCGGAGCAGCAGAACCGTCTCCTCCGCCAAAGCCTGCAGGAGAAGCACGGCTCGCACAATATTATTGGCCGCAGCCAGGGAGTCCGTCAGATTCTGGATCTTGTGGCCCGGGTGGCGCCGAGCACAAGCAATGTCTTGATCACCGGGGAGTCCGGGACCGGGAAGGAGCTCATCGCCAAGGCCCTGCACTATGGATCAAACCGGCAGAACGGACCATTCATCTCGGTCAACTGCATGGCCCTGAACCCCGGAGTCATGGAAAGCGAGCTGTTCGGACACGAAAAGGGGTCGTTCACCGGAGCGACGGTGAAAAAGAGAGGCCGGTTTGAATTGGCCCATACCGGAACCCTGTTTTTGGATGAAATCGGAGAGCTGTCCTTTGATACGCAGGTCAAGCTGCTGCGGGTGATTCAGGAACACTCCTTTGAGCGGGTGGGGGGCAGTGAATCAATCCATGTGGACATCAGGCTGGTGGCGGCGACGAACAAGGATCTGCAGCAGGAAGTGGAGGAAGGAAGGTTCCGGGAAGATCTTTTTTATCGCTTGAACGTGGTCAATATCCACATCCCTCCCTTGCGGGAGCGGGTGGAGGACATCCCCCTGCTGGCAGCCCATTTTCTGCATACCTTCAGCCAGGAGAACAATAAGGATGTGCAGGGGTTTTCTCCCCAGGCCATGCAGGCCCTGACCGCGTATCATTGGCCGGGGAATGTGCGGCAGCTGGAGAACATCGTCGAGCGGTGCGTGGTCCTGGCCCGGGGGGCGACCATCGGACTGGAGGACCTGCCCGCTGAGTTCAAGGAAGAGTCCACTCAATACAAGAGCGCCGCAGATCTTTTGCCCACAGAGATTAATCTGGGGGAAACCCTGGAAAAGATTGAGGCCGCCCTCATCCGCAGGGCCCTGGTCCGCAGCAACTTCGTGCAGGTGAAGGCGGCGGAAACGCTGGGGATTTCCAAGAGCCTTTTGCAGTACAAGCTGAAAAAATACAATATTTCCGGAAAGCAGTAGCTTCATGCACGCATCAATTCAGGCCTTTGTCCAGGATCTGCAGGACATGGAGCAGGTGGGCCCGCATATTGTGCATCAGGAGGTGTTCCCCGGATCTCCTGCTGCTGTTCAGGACGTGCACGCACCGTGGCCTGCTGAGATCCAGTCCCTGCTTGAGACCATGCACATTCACGGCCTGTACTCCCACCAGGCCCGGGCCATTGATGCCGTCCGGAACGGACGGCACACAGTGATTGCTACGCCCACGGCCAGCGGCAAGAGCCTGATCTATTCCCTTCCTGTCCTGGAGCGGATTGCCAGGAATCCGATGAGCCGCTCCTTGTTCCTGTTTCCCCTCAAGGCCCTGGCCCAGGATCAACTGCGGGGCATAACGGATATGACCGCAGAGTGGACCGGCGCAGACAGACCCCGGGCCGCGGTGTACGACGGAGACACCCCTGCCCCTCAGCGGGCGGCGGTGCGCAGGCAGCTGCCGCATATGCTCTTGACCAACCCGGAGATGCTTCACCTCAGTCTTTTGTCCTCCCACCGGAAGTGGGCCGGATTGTGGTCCAACCTGGACTTTGTAGTCGTGGACGAGGTGCACACCTATCGGGGGGTGATGGGCTCGAATATGGCCTGGGTGTTTCGCCGCCTGCTGCGCATCTGCGCCGAGTACGGGGCCCGGCCGACCTTTGTGTTCTGCTCCGCCACCATCGGCAATCCGGGCCAACTGGCCCAGAATCTGACCGGGCTTCCGGTTCAGGTGGTGGAGAAGAGCGGAGCCCCCCAGGGACAGCGCTATTTCCTGTTCATCAATCCCTTGCACGGAGCGGCCCAAAGCGCCCTGCATCTGCTCCAGGCCAGCCTGGACAGGGGGTTGCGGACCATTGTCTATACCCAGTCCCGGAAGATGACCGAGCTCATCGCCCTGTGGGCCAAGCGGCGATGCCCGGAGCAGGCCAAGCGGATCAGCGCCTATCGCTCCGGCTTTCTTCCCCGGGAGCGCCGGGAGATCGAGGACATGATGAGCCAGGGGGAGATTCTGGCCGTGATCGCCACCAGTGCTCTGGAGCTGGGCATCGATATCGGAGGGCTGGATGTGTGTATCCTGGTCGGATACCCAGGTTCGATAATGGCCACCTGGCAGCGGGGAGGCCGGGTCGGACGCCAACAACAGGACAGTCTGGTCGCTCTGATCGGACACGAGGATAATCTGGACCAGTATTTCATGGCTCATCCCCAGCGCTTTTTTCAGCTCCCCCCGGAAGATGCTGTGATCAATCCGCACAATCCGGTGATTATGGATACCCATATCCAATGCGCCGCTTCGGATAAGGCCCTGCACAGAGAAGAGCCCATGCTGGCGGAATCCGGGGTTGAGGATGCGGTGTCCAGACTCCTGGACAGGGAGCTTCTGGGGCGGAGCAGGGACGGGCAATTGCTGTATGCCCTGGATCCTCAGGTGGCTGGCCGGGTCAATCTCCGGGGGTCGGGGCGGAATTTGAGCATTCTGGATCAGTCCCAGGGCAGAGTCATCGGGAGCATCGATCATTTCCGGGCCTGCCAGGAGACCCATCCCGGGGCGGTGTATCTGCACCGGGGAAAGACCTATGTCATTGAAGACCTGCAGGCCGAGAACGGTGCGGTTCTGGCCCGGCCGGACAAGGTGAACTACTATACCCGGGTGCGCACGGAAAAGGAGACCGAGATCCTTTCCCAGGAGGCAAGTGCCCAGATAGGGGAGGCCCAGGTTTCCTGCGGGCGTCTGCGGGTGACAGTGCACATAATCGGATACGAAAAGCGCCTGACCCGGGGCCACAGACTGGTGGACGTGGTTCCCCTGGATCTGGACCCCTTTGTGTTTGAAACCGATGGTCTCTGGCTGCAGATCAGCTCCGGGATACGGGAAAGGATCGAGGCTGAAAGCATGCATTTCATGGGCGGCATCCATGCCCTGGAGCACGCCATGATCGGGCTCATGCCCCTGCTGGTCCTGGCCGACCGCAATGACCTGGGCGGGATTGCCCAGCCCTATCATCAGGCTTTGGGAACGGCGGCGGTCTTTGTCTACGATGGTATTCCGGGCGGGGTTGGATTGACCAGGCAGGCCTTTACCAAGGTCCGCTCTCTCCTGGAGCAGACCCTGCACGCGGTGACAAGCTGTTCCTGTGAGGCCGGGTGCCCTGCCTGTGTGCACTCCCCGAAATGCGGGGCAGGAAATCGTCCCCTGGACAAGACTGCGGCGGTTCACATCCTCTCTTTGTGCCTTGGACGGTCGGTTTCAACGGGGCAGACCACAGGGGCCCGGGTACGGGAGGCCGGTGCAAGGCAGCAGAAGCTGGGCGGGTCAGAGCAGCAGGTGAGGTTTGCGGTCTTTGACCTGGAGACCCAGCGTTCGGCCCAGGAAGTGGGAGGATGGAACAGGGCCTCTGAGATGGGGGTCAGCGCCGCTGTGCTCTATGACAGCCAGAGCAAGGAATTCGTGCGCTATACCGAAGAGGAGGTCCCGAAGCTGATCAGTCAGCTGCACGAAGTGGACCTGGTGATTGGCTTTAATGTCCTTCGTTTTGACTACCAGGTGTTGCGCGCCTATACCCGCACCTCCCTCCAGCGCCTGCCCACCCTGGATCTTTTGCAGAGCATCAGGTCCCGTCTGGGCTATGGCCTGTCCTTGGATCATGTGGCCGGAGCCACCCTGGGGACATCGAAGATCGGCAACGGGATGCAGGCGGTGCGCTGGTGGAAGCAAGGAAAGATGGAGAAGCTCCTGGATTATTGCCAGGAGGATGTCGCCCTGACCCTGGGGCTGTATATGCACGGCCGGGACAACGGCCATATCCTGTTTCAGAACAAGGCCGGAAAGCTGGTCAAGCTGGCTGTGGATTGGCCGGGTCCGATCGAGAGGAAGGATAAGGGATGAG contains these protein-coding regions:
- a CDS encoding FmdB family zinc ribbon protein, with protein sequence MPIYEFYCSDCHMIFNFFSPRVDTTSRPDCPRCRRAGLERRASMFSISKNRSEGEQDGMPDIDESKLEQAMQMMAREAEGMDEDDPRQAAQMMKRLCSATGLELGPGMQEAMRRLEAGEDPDQVEAEMGDVLENDELFTMARKGGRISRPPKTDDRIYDL
- a CDS encoding sigma-54-dependent transcriptional regulator; translation: MPAHILVIDDEQNYLLLLDTLLADEGYSLTTLQDPELALEYLVESDVDVVITDMKMPRVSGQDVLEHIKKNYPHIPVLIMTAYGSIDGAVQAMRCGAFDYIAKPFSNDELLLSVHKAVKMSEAEQQNRLLRQSLQEKHGSHNIIGRSQGVRQILDLVARVAPSTSNVLITGESGTGKELIAKALHYGSNRQNGPFISVNCMALNPGVMESELFGHEKGSFTGATVKKRGRFELAHTGTLFLDEIGELSFDTQVKLLRVIQEHSFERVGGSESIHVDIRLVAATNKDLQQEVEEGRFREDLFYRLNVVNIHIPPLRERVEDIPLLAAHFLHTFSQENNKDVQGFSPQAMQALTAYHWPGNVRQLENIVERCVVLARGATIGLEDLPAEFKEESTQYKSAADLLPTEINLGETLEKIEAALIRRALVRSNFVQVKAAETLGISKSLLQYKLKKYNISGKQ
- a CDS encoding DEAD/DEAH box helicase; this encodes MHASIQAFVQDLQDMEQVGPHIVHQEVFPGSPAAVQDVHAPWPAEIQSLLETMHIHGLYSHQARAIDAVRNGRHTVIATPTASGKSLIYSLPVLERIARNPMSRSLFLFPLKALAQDQLRGITDMTAEWTGADRPRAAVYDGDTPAPQRAAVRRQLPHMLLTNPEMLHLSLLSSHRKWAGLWSNLDFVVVDEVHTYRGVMGSNMAWVFRRLLRICAEYGARPTFVFCSATIGNPGQLAQNLTGLPVQVVEKSGAPQGQRYFLFINPLHGAAQSALHLLQASLDRGLRTIVYTQSRKMTELIALWAKRRCPEQAKRISAYRSGFLPRERREIEDMMSQGEILAVIATSALELGIDIGGLDVCILVGYPGSIMATWQRGGRVGRQQQDSLVALIGHEDNLDQYFMAHPQRFFQLPPEDAVINPHNPVIMDTHIQCAASDKALHREEPMLAESGVEDAVSRLLDRELLGRSRDGQLLYALDPQVAGRVNLRGSGRNLSILDQSQGRVIGSIDHFRACQETHPGAVYLHRGKTYVIEDLQAENGAVLARPDKVNYYTRVRTEKETEILSQEASAQIGEAQVSCGRLRVTVHIIGYEKRLTRGHRLVDVVPLDLDPFVFETDGLWLQISSGIRERIEAESMHFMGGIHALEHAMIGLMPLLVLADRNDLGGIAQPYHQALGTAAVFVYDGIPGGVGLTRQAFTKVRSLLEQTLHAVTSCSCEAGCPACVHSPKCGAGNRPLDKTAAVHILSLCLGRSVSTGQTTGARVREAGARQQKLGGSEQQVRFAVFDLETQRSAQEVGGWNRASEMGVSAAVLYDSQSKEFVRYTEEEVPKLISQLHEVDLVIGFNVLRFDYQVLRAYTRTSLQRLPTLDLLQSIRSRLGYGLSLDHVAGATLGTSKIGNGMQAVRWWKQGKMEKLLDYCQEDVALTLGLYMHGRDNGHILFQNKAGKLVKLAVDWPGPIERKDKG
- a CDS encoding sensor histidine kinase codes for the protein MRTPFTPNPAHPFQLVKFLSLSSLLLILGASLFMVVVIGNYAERSVMAKDKEFSRLLAENLNHQIYQRFTLPTVLGFGKVELKNKAQYERLDQIIEYTIHGFKILKLRIYDLKGRVSYAEDKDLLGKDVLDQRDIEPALDGETRYVVQNTSQSWWSYLRLDLPPQSYVLKTTFPLRTEQSLSPAHQGVIIGVLQFTQDITEDYEKIRSFQALVTSVILVSAMILFFLLYVIIRRADRLLGERIQEKERLERELHQNEKLASMGRMLASIAHEIRNPLGIIQSSAELLAKRSAKAEDTGYNRLSQAIFDESRRLSRTVNDFLDYARPKEPKMNPVSLGTIIGQAVEFLDHELTKSEIRIVNDVPQTAVVSGDKDLLYRAIYNLLANACQAMRGSGRITVEWNEERRALTIDDQGPGFDTDMDQKYVEPFFTTKDTGTGLGLAIVSTIIGNHRAEMHLGKNPDGGGRVEIVFPRDAREEGNAQPSGTGPKT